A window of Glycine soja cultivar W05 chromosome 2, ASM419377v2, whole genome shotgun sequence genomic DNA:
AATCATGAACCTAAGGTAAGTCATGCACACTTGCTCATGTGTCTTCATCTATATTAGTCCTCGAACTACATGCCATTGTATTGGCATAAACTCGTCTTCTTCATACATGTATGGGTGTGTGGTAGTGTGTGTCTGACATGTTAGGACATGATGTttctttgatcctttcgtcACATCCCAACAAATTTGGTCTTGTACATGTTAGTACGATATTAAATACTTGTGATATTCAAGTCGACTCATGTAGTAGTTGGCCTTTCTCGAAAAAGTCAACCAATATGGTGTACACCCCTCCCGCCATCAAGCCTGTATAGTGTAAATACTTGAGTATGAGTTGACTTCTCTTAAGAGAGTCATCCAAGATGATCCATAGTCCTCTAAGCATTAAGCCATGTGACAAAAATGCTTGAGTATAATTATGTCAACCTCTCTTAGGAGAGTCAACTATGGCAGTTCAcaattagtttgatttttttttgaaaaatgtttgcatttaatatttactaatgcatcatataaaattaatcaacTTGTGTAAAGCATTTATACTTATTAGAAGTAAAAGAAACTAATTatgttatcaaaataaaatttatagtaaTTAGTTGAAATATAGTGAAGTGCAACTCATTCTTTTTAATTAGGCTTAATCGTAAATTTTACAaccaaattttcattattttgtaaattttaccacttaagttttatttttgtagaTCTTATCATCCAACTTTTATGATTTTGTGGATTTTgccattcaatttttttcacaaattttaccATCCAATTTTCTAACATTTCCCAAATTTCGCCattcaagtttttaatttttatgtattttaccaTCAggttagtaataaaataatataaaatgtcactttttttatatttttgtgcaTCAATTGTagttataatcaatttaaaaattgactttttatattaattgtaattataaCTGATGTAAAAAGTCACTTTAATAgatttaatataataacaattgatgtcaaaagttaaaataattcacCTTTCATCAACTATCGTAAaataagtatattaaaaaaatgtgttcttaacttttcttataaaaaatgacTCAAATTTTAAGAAGATTTAATATCATTAGTTGGttcatcaactttttttaataattggtttcaaaattaaacaaatatataattggACCCTTAATCTTATGGGAGTAAATTTTTTGTAATTGAGTTCCTGGAGTTAATTTACGGTGActtcaaattacaaaaaaaaaaactattttgtgatgattttaCTAGCTTCAAAGACTTAATTGCAAAAATGGTAATAGATTAAAGACTTAATtacaaattcttttaatttagcAAAAAGTTCAAgttgaccaaattaaaaaatatgattaagatACAAGAGGTTAATAATGAGTTTTAGCGTCaagaattattttaaagaatCATGGCATACTACAATATAACTTTCTATTTCATAAAATAGATAAAGTtacttgttatttgtttttcctAAATATAGTAAGAGAATTCCAAAACCAGCCGACTTGCAATTCCGTGGAATCCAGTCTAAGAAGCAAAACAAACATGAAACACCCCACAAATTGGCTTCCCCATGTTGCGGCCTATAAATAAGACTCTGGAGAagaccatcatcatcatcactccTCAAAAACAGAAACACAAAATGGCTGAGCAGAGGCAAAACAACGTCCACGTTCTTGTTCTGCCATACCCTGCCCAAGGCCACATCAACCCCCTCCTCCAATTCGCAAAAAGATTAGCTTCAAAGGGCGTTAAAGCCACAGTTGCCACCACTCACTACACTGCCAACTCCATCAATGCACCCAACATCACGATCGAAGCCATCTCCGATGGCTTCGACCAAGCGGGCTTCGCccaaacaaacaacaacatgCAGCTCTTCCTGGCCTCCTTCAGAACAAACGGTTCCAGGACCTTGTCTCTGCTCatcaaaaaacaccaacaaactCCCTCTCCCGTCACCTGCATTGTCTACGACTCCTTTTTCCCGTGGGCTCTCGACGTGGCCAAGCAGAATGGCCTTTACGGAGCCGCCTTTTTCACAAACTCAGCCGCCGTCTGCAACATATTCTGTCGCATTCATCATGGTTTCCTTCAGCTCCCTGTTAAGACGGAAGACCTCCCCCTGCGTCTTCCTGGTCTTCCTCCCTTGGATTCTCGCTCCCTCCCGAGTTTCGTTAAGTTTCCGGAGAGCTATCCCGCTTACATGGCCATGAAATTGAGCCAATTCTCCAACTTGAACAATGCGGATTGGATGTTCGTCAACACCTTTCAAGCATTGGAAAGCGAGGTACATATTTCCCTTACTTCATGTTCTTTTCGTTTCAAATGTTTCATCTCTTGAAATGTCTATGATTGACTAAAGTTTGTCTTTCTGTCGGTTTACCATCTAATTTGATCATATTCCATGACACATGATAAATTGTGAGAGATGTCACGCTAGATAAACTTTTGACACGTGTTCCCACCTTTAGTGTGGTAAATTCACCGAATGATTAATTTGGTCCAAGAGAAACAAGGATAAGAGGAGgaaactgaaattaaaaaataatatgaacgacaaaaatataaaaaagtggaACAGACCTAAACTAAAGCAGAGCAGGacctaaaaaataagatgagCTCCCAAAAAAACTATGAGAAATGAGAatttaccaaataaataaaataaggtgCTTAATATTAAGAGCATTTTTATGTATCTTATTGTCTGACACTGCATAGAGTTGTATTAAATGTCTTTTTATCTGTTTGTGATATGACTTAGTGATTTATCAGAATTTATTGGTTAACTATTGTGACTTTTGTTGTTCTAGTATATTTTGCTTTCTCTGATTCAATATGAGTTTATGACATTGTTGGTGATGGTTTCCCTTTGAAAGGTGGTGAAAGGCTTAACGGAGCTCTTTCCGGCGAAGATGATAGGGCCAATGGTCCCTTCTAGTTACTTGGATGGGAGGATTAAAGGGGACAAAGGGTATGGAGCAAGTCTATGGAAGCCTCTAGCTGAAGAGTGCAGCAATTGGTTGGAAGCAAAGGCGCCGCAGTCTGTGGTGTACATCTCCTTTGGAAGCATGGTGTCATTGACAGCAGAACAGGTGGAAGAGGTGGCATGGGGATTGAAAGAAAGTGGGGTGAGTTTCTTGTGGGTTTTAAGAGAATCTGAACATGGCAAATTGCCTCTTGGGTACAGAGAATTGGTAAAAGATAAGGGTCTAATTGTGACATGGTGTAACCAACTTGAATTGCTGGCTCACCAAGCCACTGGCTGCTTTGTGACACATTGTGGCTGGAATTCCACCCTCGAAAGCCTTAGCCTCGGTGTTCCGGTGGTGTGTTTGCCACAGTGGGCTGACCAGTTGCCTGATGCTAAGTTTTTGGATGAAATCTGGGATGTTGGTGTGTGGCCTAAGGAGGATGAGAAAGGAATTGTGAGGAAGCAAGAGTTTGTCAAGAGTTTGAAGGTTGTGATGGAGGGTGAAAAAAGCCGAGAGATTAGAAGGAACGCCCATAAATGGAAGAAGTTGGCTAGGGAAGCAGTTGCTGAAGGAGGCAGCTCTGATAATCACATTAATCAGTTTGTGAATCATTTGATGAATCTGATATGAATGGAAGTTTGAAAGTATACTGAGTGCCTATTCTCATCATCAGTTGTTATTTGTTAGTGGATGCATGTATTCTGTTCTCATTTGTGTTCACTTTTTCAATATGGAAATTTATGTGAATGTATGGCATCCTTTTTTAGTTTCATTCTTGTCTGCCAATAACACCTGTCTCTTCTAATTTATCATGTATTTGTTACAAATTCTTTATTGAAAAGAAATGATCAGTTCATAAATATCACATATGGCTGTCCAGAATAAATAAATCTACTCATTCATTTAACTTATTACAGCCTTATAGTAAAAGTGATTATAAAACTTACAGAAGCCCACTTTATAAAATGGATAGCAGTATCAACTCAAAGAAGAAtcatcataaaatatttatgcGCAAATCATCAGCTATAGCAccgaataaataaattacaagaACCAATTGATTAGATGACATGTACGGTTTATCCATTTCTTATACAATTAAGTAACAATTGAATTGAGTGATAATTAAAAAAgcgatcaaaataaaataaaatctcgtAATTCGTCTACACTTTACTCACTCTTATCACAGTGTCGCAAAATCTGGGTCATTCAAAGGGGCTGGGTTatcatttttcaactttctgTAATTTATGAGTGCTTGAGTTTACTGTTGTTTCCATGCGGATGAAAATATAACAATAGTATCCATAAAACATCCATTTTGGCCCTCCTAATTTCTACTGGCCATCCATTCATCAGCATTATTGATTGGTGTTTCAATAGCGCTTTCTTAAGGGCATTATATACCTTTAGAGGGCTAAGATGTATATGTTAATATAATCTCAGGCTGTATATATCTTTCAAGGACCAAAGTTgatatcttcttctttttttttttttggtgaatgcaAGTTCATATCTACTAATCATGTTTTGAGCTGCTCTTTTTAAGAATTGTAATGTTGTACTCTGATTCATGTAGACTGATATTGATTCTcgattattttgtttgtatttaatataaatcacCTTTGAAGTGCATATTGTGAGTTTCTGTTTTTGAGTTCAGAATGAGTTTTTACATgcctttcatttatttaattatttttggattaatGATGATTTGTTCTTAGAGCTTTCCTTTATCAATGGCTGGACGACTGCTTTAAATCAGGGGATACTATCCAAGGATATGTATATACTGAAGATGGATCCTCAAGGTGAACATATAATTGAAGAACTTCTAGCAATCCTCATAAATTACATGGAAAAGATCAAATTATCTTCTGAGGATACAAACCTGTAAATCATGAAAGTAATGGTGATAGAAAAGAAAATGTGCTCTTTTCATCAAAAAGCAGTCATGGTGAAGTTGACAGTTGAGGCCAGGGATCACCTATGAAGCAATCTTGGAACAGTTTATAGGTGTGGAAGCAGCTGCATGCACAAAGCAGCATAGGCACTGGCATGTTTATTAATTGTCTAAAGGGTATGATGGTTTTCcccaaataaaataagtttggtCAACGTAATTTCTTAACTACAATAAAttacaaattcaaaaaattaacaatagaagaagattttttttttgacagcaACAATAGAAGAAGAATTAAGGAACATAAATAATGAGAGATTTAGTGATGTGCTTTGAAATTTATTACCTTTATATAATGTTTTTTGTCTGTGTTACAATCACATTACTGTAATGTATAAGCTGGGTTTCTGTTTTACTTATGTTCAAAATGTGCATCTAGATgttaccagaaaaaaaaaatgccattTTAGATGccttattcttttttcttgttcaGTGATGCATGTTGTAGAAAATTGTCCTTCACCAATGACTGCAGGAGCATTGAAATCAGGCGAGAAACTATACGAGGAAAAGTATGTAAAGAAGttggaaaattatgtttttcaccatccttttttttttataaatataccaTCTACCTTTTTTCCCCATGAAATGCAGAATTCCACGGCATGTTGTCCTTCACACTTCCCTTGTCCCATGCATGCCAGTATCTCATGTTACCTACATGTGCTCACTACCAAATTATCCACAAATTCTAATGCCAAGAATGTCTTTCAAACCCATTTTTATTGCGATATTTCAGATGAGAGCAGGAGCCCTCTGTAAACCAATTGATATAGAACATGTTGACAGCTCAGCTAGAGTGGACTTTTCCCTCTCAATTTCTCTGATGGAATTAAAATCGCCAAGCCAAGCATGATAAGCTGCTTCTTTCATGTCATAATCAATCTTTGTCACTGAATGCTCAATCTGCAAGGATCATAGACAACAATTATAGGTAACTATTtatcatggttttaaattatgATCACAATGTAAAGGTTTTTCAACCCGCTGCAACCGCATCAGGAATACAATTGTGGCTGCATCAATCGCATTTTTCTGCAATGTCAAGGGTCATGACGAAATTGTAACCGCAACTGCAATATATTCTAGATAGCAGCCATAGCAAAACCATGCAGAAAATACACATGCTAAATCACTTTTACATTCTTTGATGTCACCATCCCAGTTATACACAATACAATAATCTGAATGCAAATCTATTGGtcaaaactataaattatataacaaaGCAATTCAAACTCTGCAGCACAGTAATTCCCCTAAAGATGGGGTTACCACTGGATCTTAAGGAGAGATCCATTGCTTGGG
This region includes:
- the LOC114379810 gene encoding UDP-glycosyltransferase 74B1-like, which translates into the protein MAEQRQNNVHVLVLPYPAQGHINPLLQFAKRLASKGVKATVATTHYTANSINAPNITIEAISDGFDQAGFAQTNNNMQLFLASFRTNGSRTLSLLIKKHQQTPSPVTCIVYDSFFPWALDVAKQNGLYGAAFFTNSAAVCNIFCRIHHGFLQLPVKTEDLPLRLPGLPPLDSRSLPSFVKFPESYPAYMAMKLSQFSNLNNADWMFVNTFQALESEVVKGLTELFPAKMIGPMVPSSYLDGRIKGDKGYGASLWKPLAEECSNWLEAKAPQSVVYISFGSMVSLTAEQVEEVAWGLKESGVSFLWVLRESEHGKLPLGYRELVKDKGLIVTWCNQLELLAHQATGCFVTHCGWNSTLESLSLGVPVVCLPQWADQLPDAKFLDEIWDVGVWPKEDEKGIVRKQEFVKSLKVVMEGEKSREIRRNAHKWKKLAREAVAEGGSSDNHINQFVNHLMNLI